The window GCGTACCTTTGGAACATTCCATCGCAGATTCGAGCTGCCCAGCGACCTGGACACCGAGAAGATCACTGCCCACTATGAGAACGGCGTACTCGAACTGAGAATCCCGATGATGAAAGAAGCGGAGAAGAAACATGTCAAGATCTCGATCAAATGACGCACAGTAAGGGTCCCCGCCAGAAATGACGGGGATTCTTTTGTCTTCACACCGCAGATATTTTCTCTCGTGAGCAGGCCTGCCAGTTTTTAATTGATACTGTTTTTCTTAATTGCATTTTCCTGCCCGTCAATTTTTGTTTTGATGACATCTTTTATTCTGCTTTCAGCGGAGCGTACGGAGGGAATGTCCCTGCCCCGGTATCTGGCAGCGGCGCTTTCCTCAAGATAGGCGGAGTTGACGGCTGCCATGACATCACTCACGAATTGATTAACGATTTCATCAGCGGCGTCTCCGGGTAAGTATAATTGGCCGTAGATAACACGATTCTTATTGTCCACAAAATCTATCACAGTCATTTCACTGCTTATGCGGCTTAACACAGCAGAGATCTGCAGCTCTGTCTTTTGCCCCTCCTCGCTCAGGACAATAAATGTCTTTGCCTGAAGCAGTCTCGGCTCTTTTGACATTTCGGAGAGATACTTATAGTTAAGGAACCTCCCCGGGGCATACCATGCAAAGCTCCTGTCCAGTTTTTCCAATAATTGTCTGAACTCCGGGGACAAAAACTTTCCACCGAGGGCAAGGGCGTGTGCCCGGTCGTATACCCTTGCGGCCATATCAGAGGCTTGCCAGTACATCAGATGGTCCTGTCTTGATCTATCATCCGTTACGGGCGCGAGATAAGGCAGGATGCTCTCGCGGTAGCGGGATATATTGTTTGCATTCTCTTCCATAAGAAAAAACTTGCCGATCGAAAAAGGAGCGGAAAATTCAAGGTACAAGTTATCGTCTGTGTTGATCGTCCCGTCTTCTCCAAAGGCCTTCATCCCCTCTGTGCCCATCACAAAATAATTAAGAAACTCCCGCGCCGGATACATCATAACGCGCCTGAGGTCGCCGGCTATCTCCGGCACGGCGATGCGCCTGTTGAGCTCGGTTTCATCAAGCACGATGGGAGAGCTGCTTCCAATAAGTGTGGCATCGTTGTAGTTAAACCACATCACTGTATATCTGAAGTTCCCGCTGAAGGTACGCACTACTGATTTAAGGTCCTCAACGGTGAGCTCATAGATTGGCAGCCACTGGCACATCACCCCGCCCTCGCGGAGATGTTCCGAAGCCAGTTTGAAATATTCCCTGGTATAGAGATAGCCTGCGCCCCTGAACCAGGGGTGGATCGGGTCAGCAGTGATGACGTCGAATTTTTCCTTTGTGGTAAGCAGGAAATTTCTGCCGTCATTAAAAAAGGTCCTGAGCTTCGGGTTATCAAGGGCATGATGATTATATTTTTCGAAGGTCCGCGCAACGCCGATGACCTTTGGCTCGATCTCCACAAGGGTGACCTGCTCCACGGAAGGATGCACCAGAGTTGCTCCAAGGGTCATACCGCTCCCCAGCGCAACTACCAGCACTCTTTTGGGATTCTTATTCACAAGCATGGGGAGATGACCGAGTGTGTACTGTGTCTGTTGATCTGCCAGGTGAGTAGACGCCTCGGCCCTTCCGTTTGTCAAAAAAGTCTGAACACCGCCTTTGATCTTGATCGAGCTTACACTGGATTCCACGCCTTCGGCATAATAGAGAACATCGGTATGATCAAGTGCTTCCCTGACCATCTCCTTAGTGCGGAAGGCCTCAGTCTGGTTGGTCCGGAATATTGCGAAATACTTCATATTCCACATCCTGAGTGCGGTGGTATTTACAGCCATAAAAAAAAGGACCCCCGCGGTAAAAACTGCTATGGCCCAGGTCAACTGCTTTACTCTGCTCGTAATGACTATCAGACCAAAGCCGATGTTTATGACCGTCAACATCTGCAGCGACCTCTCGATGCCGAAAAAATAAGTTAAGACAAATCCGCTCATGACAGCGCCCAGGATGGCCCCGGCTGTATTATAAGCAAGCACTTCGCCTGTCGCGCTTCCCGTCAGTTTCCTGTATTCCCCGTGGACCATTCCAGCCAGTGGGAAAGCAAGGCCCATAAAAAATGCAGGGACGAGCATATAAATAAATGCGATGATGAGATTCGCCCATTGCATCACCCCGAAAAGACCAAGGTCCATTTTACCCAGATAATCCCGGAGCTCAATGGAGTCGGCCGGGAGATGACGGATATGAAAAGTCACCAGGAGGGCCGTAATGCCGATAATGATCTGCACCACCCCGAAACCGGAAATAGACCACCCGATGCCTTTCTCCTTTGCCCCGATGATTTTTGTGAAAAGGCCATACGCCTCGCTGCCCAGTGCGATCCCGGTGAGGAAAGCAGCCAGCATCGTAGTGAATCCATAAACGCTCGCCCCGACAACAATGGTCAGTATACGTGTCCATAAGATCTCATACCCAAGCGCGCAAAAGCCGCTCACTCCTATGCCCCAGAGTACGAGTTTAAAGGGTAGTGTATTTTCCGTCATCCGTGGAGCTGCGGTGTCTTTTCCATGTCTGCCGGACACATTTTCATTTGCGCTGAAAAGCAGAGCGGCCTTTTTCTGAAGCGACAGGCTTGCAAGACCAATGAAGACATTTATAACGATTGCCGTGATCAGGGTTGTGCTCAGGGAAAAGAAACGGAGAAAATAAAAACCTGCGGCTACAGTTCCAGCCACAGCGCCAAGGGTGTTGAAGCCGTAAAGTAAAGAAAGCTGCGTGCCGAGTTTTCTGCGGTCCCCTGAAACAAACCGGGTGAGCACGGGAAGAGTCCCTCCCATAAGAGTTGTTGGGATGATCAGGGCAAGTATCGCAAAAACCACACGTATGCAGGACAGGTAAAAATGGGAATCCTCCCCGCCCTGTACAAGGAATATGTAGATAGACGGATATACTTTTATTAAGCCTGCGAATGCCACAGCGAACACCGC of the Nitrospirota bacterium genome contains:
- a CDS encoding fused MFS/spermidine synthase, yielding MQTLILGLIYLMFFLSGAAALMYEVIWVRSLGLVFGGTHLAVTSVLSVFMAGLAIGSYTIGRYVDRVEKPLRLYGLLELGIAVFAVAFAGLIKVYPSIYIFLVQGGEDSHFYLSCIRVVFAILALIIPTTLMGGTLPVLTRFVSGDRRKLGTQLSLLYGFNTLGAVAGTVAAGFYFLRFFSLSTTLITAIVINVFIGLASLSLQKKAALLFSANENVSGRHGKDTAAPRMTENTLPFKLVLWGIGVSGFCALGYEILWTRILTIVVGASVYGFTTMLAAFLTGIALGSEAYGLFTKIIGAKEKGIGWSISGFGVVQIIIGITALLVTFHIRHLPADSIELRDYLGKMDLGLFGVMQWANLIIAFIYMLVPAFFMGLAFPLAGMVHGEYRKLTGSATGEVLAYNTAGAILGAVMSGFVLTYFFGIERSLQMLTVINIGFGLIVITSRVKQLTWAIAVFTAGVLFFMAVNTTALRMWNMKYFAIFRTNQTEAFRTKEMVREALDHTDVLYYAEGVESSVSSIKIKGGVQTFLTNGRAEASTHLADQQTQYTLGHLPMLVNKNPKRVLVVALGSGMTLGATLVHPSVEQVTLVEIEPKVIGVARTFEKYNHHALDNPKLRTFFNDGRNFLLTTKEKFDVITADPIHPWFRGAGYLYTREYFKLASEHLREGGVMCQWLPIYELTVEDLKSVVRTFSGNFRYTVMWFNYNDATLIGSSSPIVLDETELNRRIAVPEIAGDLRRVMMYPAREFLNYFVMGTEGMKAFGEDGTINTDDNLYLEFSAPFSIGKFFLMEENANNISRYRESILPYLAPVTDDRSRQDHLMYWQASDMAARVYDRAHALALGGKFLSPEFRQLLEKLDRSFAWYAPGRFLNYKYLSEMSKEPRLLQAKTFIVLSEEGQKTELQISAVLSRISSEMTVIDFVDNKNRVIYGQLYLPGDAADEIVNQFVSDVMAAVNSAYLEESAAARYRGRDIPSVRSAESRIKDVIKTKIDGQENAIKKNSIN